The following are encoded in a window of Castanea sativa cultivar Marrone di Chiusa Pesio chromosome 9, ASM4071231v1 genomic DNA:
- the LOC142609964 gene encoding uncharacterized protein LOC142609964: MGRNQFDFKAKRTAHFRSCNVSSYTTELLEIHADDPKMHVLFIPGNPGVVAFYKDFVESLYEFLEGHVSVTAIGHTSHTKKNWDHGRLFSLEEQIDHKMDFIKQELENIEVPIILVGHSIGSYMAIDIFRRSLEKVTYCIGLYPFLEINSESTMQPIIRKIAASQVLSVAISLVIASLKFLPSWALRLIVTNSLGKSWSAAALEATCSHLVQYHTIRNSLFMTMTEFQKLTETPDWTFMRENREKLAFLFGVNDHWAPLQMFEEISNQVPGIALSTESNHAHIFSCTEAGSSFVAKFVASLIKNQLLCSGH; encoded by the exons ATGGGTCGAAACCAATTCGATTTCAAAGCTAAAAGGACTGCTCATTTTCGATCATGCAACGTGTCCAG tTACACCACTGAATTGCTGGAGATTCATGCTGATGATCCTAAAATGCATGTTTTGTTTATCCCTGGAAATCCAG GTGTTGTTGCATTTTATAAGGACTTTGTGGAATCACTGTACGAGTTTCTCGAAGGCCATGTATCTGTAACAG CTATTGGGCACACTTCTCACACGAAAAAG AACTGGGACCATGGACGGTTGTTCTCATTAGAAGAACAAATAGACCATAAG ATGGATTTCATCAAGCAGGAGCTAGAAAACATTGAAGTTCCTATAATACTG GTTGGGCATTCTATTGGTTCATATATGGCTATTGATATATTTAGGAGATCCTTGGAGAAG GTGACATATTGCATTGGACTATATCCCTTTTTGGAAATAAACTCAGAATCAACAATGCAACCTATTATTCGGAAGATCGCAGC GTCACAAGTTTTAAGTGTTGCAATTAGTCTTGTAATAGCATCGTTGAAATTTTTACCAAGCTGGGCTTTGAGGTTGATTGTGACAAACTCTCTGGGGAAGTCATGGTCAGCTGCTGCACTTGAGGCTACTTGCTCACACTTGGTTCAG TACCATACTATCCGGAATTCACTCTTTATGACAATGACAGAGTTCcaaaag CTTACAGAAACACCAGACTGGACATTTATGAGAGAAAATCGGGAGAAACTTGcatttttgtttggtgttaATGATCACTGGGCTCCACTTCAAATGTTTGAAGAG ATTTCCAATCAGGTCCCAGGCATTGCTTTATCAACTGAAAGCAACCATGCTCATATATTCTCATGCACTGAGGCTGGTTCATCATTTGTTGCAAAGTTTGTAGCAAGCTTGATCAAGAATCAATTATTGTGTTCAGGGCACTGA
- the LOC142609440 gene encoding uncharacterized protein LOC142609440 isoform X1 — protein MGRVELDSKAKRQADFRLCNVSSHMTELLEIRADDPKMHVLLIPGNPGVVPFYKDFVESLYEFLEGNASITAISHLSHTKKDWDHGRLFSLEEQTDHKMDFIKQELENIEVPIILVGHSIGSYISIDMFRRSSEKVIYCIGLYPFLALNLQSTEQSIIGKIAASRVVSVALSLMVASLGFLPRSALRLIVTNSLAKSWSAVAVEATCSHLVQYHTMRNALFMAMTEFRKLTATPDWAFMREKKEKLAFLFGGDDHWGPLQMFEEISKQVPGIALSIERGHKHAFSCTEAGASCVAKYVASLIKNQLLHSRQ, from the exons ATGGGTCGGGTCGAATTGGATTCCAAAGCTAAAAGGCAAGCTGATTTTCGATTATGCAATGTGTCCAG TCACATGACTGAGTTGCTGGAGATTCGTGCTGATGATCCTAAAATGCATGTTTTATTAATCCCTGGAAATCCAG GTGTTGTTCCATTTTATAAagactttgtggaatcattgtACGAGTTTCTCGAAGGAAATGCATCTATAACAG CTATCAGTCATTTATCCCACACGAAAAAG GACTGGGACCATGGAAGGTTGTTCTCATTAGAAGAACAAACAGATCATAAG ATGGATTTCATCAAGCAGGAGCTAGAAAATATTGAAGTTCCTATCATACTG GTTGGGCACTCTATTGGTTCTTATATATCTATTGATATGTTCAGGAGATCCTCAGAGAAG GTGATATATTGCATTGGACTATACCCATTTTTGGCCTTAAACCTGCAATCAACAGAGCAGTCTATTATTGGAAAAATTGCAGC GTCACGAGTTGTAAGTGTTGCACTTAGTCTCATGGTGGCATCATTGGGATTTTTACCACGAAGTGCTTTGAGATTGATTGTGACAAACTCTCTTGCAAAGTCATGGTCAGCTGTAGCAGTTGAGGCTACTTGCTCACACTTGGTACAG TACCATACAATGCGGAATGCACTATTCATGGCAATGACAGAATTCAGAAAG CTTACAGCAACACCAGATTGGGCGTTTATGAGAGAAAAGAAGGAGAAACTTGCATTTTTGTTTGGTGGTGATGATCACTGGGGTCCACTTCAAATGTTTGAAGAG ATTTCCAAGCAGGTCCCAGGCATTGCTCTATCAATTGAAAGGGGCCATAAACATGCTTTCTCATGCACTGAGGCTGGTGCATCATGTGTTGCAAAGTACGTAGCAAGCTTGATCAAGAATCAATTATTGCATTCAAGGCAGTAA
- the LOC142609965 gene encoding uncharacterized protein LOC142609965, with protein MPTSKRKILINKVSVNIGCSCRKSKLCHIFNPKPKPKTPTYQKHKNYPSSSSSSSWDKDNTNTNTNTVSPSVDYSENDDIKGSRTVRGFGKIDGESVAVEKESDDPYLDFRQSMLQMILENEIYSKEDLRELLTCFLQLNSPYHHGIIVRAFTEIWNGVFSVRSSSPKLYFGCKSREI; from the coding sequence ATGCCTACCAGCAAAAGAAAGATCCTCATCAACAAAGTTTCAGTCAACATAGGGTGTAGCTGCAGAAAATCAAAGCTATGTCACATATTCAATCCAaagccaaaacccaaaacccccaCATACCAAAAGCACAAAAACTacccctcttcttcttcttcaagctCATGGGACAAAgataacacaaacacaaacacaaacacagtgTCTCCAAGCGTTGACTACTCAGAGAATGATGATATAAAGGGCTCAAGGACAGTCAGAGGGTTTGGCAAAATAGATGGCGAGAGTGTTGCGGTTGAGAAAGAATCAGATGACCCATATTTGGATTTTCGACAGTCAATGCTCCAAATGATATTGGAGAATGAAATATACTCCAAAGAAGACCTTAGGGAGCTTCTGACTTGTTTTTTGCAGCTGAACTCGCCGTACCACCATGGAATTATTGTTAGAGCTTTCACTGAGATATGGAATGGAGTGTTTTCTGTGAGGTCTAGCTCTCCTAAGCTTTACTTTGGATGCAAGTCACGTGAGATTTag
- the LOC142609440 gene encoding uncharacterized protein LOC142609440 isoform X2, translating to MFIFHPLVLLLVGNASDDQYVHFDHFHSFICSDWDHGRLFSLEEQTDHKMDFIKQELENIEVPIILVGHSIGSYISIDMFRRSSEKVIYCIGLYPFLALNLQSTEQSIIGKIAASRVVSVALSLMVASLGFLPRSALRLIVTNSLAKSWSAVAVEATCSHLVQYHTMRNALFMAMTEFRKLTATPDWAFMREKKEKLAFLFGGDDHWGPLQMFEEISKQVPGIALSIERGHKHAFSCTEAGASCVAKYVASLIKNQLLHSRQ from the exons ATgttcatttttcatcctttggtattgCTACTTGTGGGCAATGCTTCAGACGATCAATATGTTCACTTTGATCATTTTCATAGCTTTATTTGTTCT GACTGGGACCATGGAAGGTTGTTCTCATTAGAAGAACAAACAGATCATAAG ATGGATTTCATCAAGCAGGAGCTAGAAAATATTGAAGTTCCTATCATACTG GTTGGGCACTCTATTGGTTCTTATATATCTATTGATATGTTCAGGAGATCCTCAGAGAAG GTGATATATTGCATTGGACTATACCCATTTTTGGCCTTAAACCTGCAATCAACAGAGCAGTCTATTATTGGAAAAATTGCAGC GTCACGAGTTGTAAGTGTTGCACTTAGTCTCATGGTGGCATCATTGGGATTTTTACCACGAAGTGCTTTGAGATTGATTGTGACAAACTCTCTTGCAAAGTCATGGTCAGCTGTAGCAGTTGAGGCTACTTGCTCACACTTGGTACAG TACCATACAATGCGGAATGCACTATTCATGGCAATGACAGAATTCAGAAAG CTTACAGCAACACCAGATTGGGCGTTTATGAGAGAAAAGAAGGAGAAACTTGCATTTTTGTTTGGTGGTGATGATCACTGGGGTCCACTTCAAATGTTTGAAGAG ATTTCCAAGCAGGTCCCAGGCATTGCTCTATCAATTGAAAGGGGCCATAAACATGCTTTCTCATGCACTGAGGCTGGTGCATCATGTGTTGCAAAGTACGTAGCAAGCTTGATCAAGAATCAATTATTGCATTCAAGGCAGTAA